A genomic segment from Roseofilum reptotaenium CS-1145 encodes:
- a CDS encoding DUF3747 domain-containing protein: MKKSLLSRFAAIATTTVVGMTTWVSTARAFFDHSEVQQDSFIAIAAPRGTTAHQLLILEQKSNSRQCWSESGQSPTIVNPLLLNFDFTGICGRSTDSNGFSIRVDNQDLALQYSLRIVNRNNDLVLVGSSNTPGGPEIEIGRAYGATSDFAKIYLNPGWRFAKRSYQGQTLGHVYLLNDQQLSSLIGTPPNPVDPNPVDPNPIDPNPPAPTTPSFKDIANDIYASEINEAVDIGFISGFAEDSTFRPQNPLTREQLVSMVLESLKTIPGTNINIPTSISTTPYPDVTSSRWSAAKIQWAKDNNIVSGYTDGTFKPAQSVTRAELMAVQRRAAEFARKTSGLNPEIQGKQAPQSFSDVDNHWASDLITQMSTYCSVASPLNESGNQFMPNDNARRNYAAAATLRMLNCVKSDIPTASAQ; this comes from the coding sequence ATGAAAAAATCACTGCTCTCTCGTTTCGCTGCTATTGCTACTACTACTGTAGTTGGGATGACCACTTGGGTATCTACTGCTCGTGCCTTTTTCGATCATAGCGAAGTTCAACAAGATAGTTTTATCGCGATCGCTGCACCACGAGGTACAACTGCCCACCAATTGCTCATTTTGGAACAAAAATCCAACTCCCGTCAATGTTGGAGTGAAAGTGGCCAAAGTCCCACCATTGTTAATCCTCTTTTACTCAATTTTGACTTTACCGGTATTTGTGGTCGAAGTACCGATAGTAATGGATTTTCCATCCGAGTTGACAATCAAGATCTTGCTCTCCAGTACAGCCTGAGAATTGTCAATCGTAATAATGATTTAGTCTTAGTTGGATCATCCAATACTCCAGGAGGACCAGAAATAGAAATTGGTCGAGCCTATGGTGCAACTTCTGATTTTGCCAAAATTTATCTTAACCCTGGTTGGCGGTTTGCGAAACGCTCCTATCAAGGTCAAACCCTTGGCCATGTTTACCTTCTCAACGATCAACAATTGAGTTCCTTAATTGGGACACCCCCCAACCCAGTTGATCCTAACCCAGTCGATCCCAATCCCATTGATCCTAATCCTCCCGCACCTACTACCCCAAGCTTTAAAGATATTGCTAATGATATTTACGCCAGCGAAATCAATGAAGCAGTCGATATCGGTTTTATTTCTGGCTTTGCTGAAGATAGTACCTTCCGTCCCCAAAATCCTCTCACACGCGAACAATTAGTCTCTATGGTTTTAGAATCCCTCAAAACCATTCCTGGCACTAATATCAATATTCCTACCAGTATTTCCACTACCCCCTATCCTGATGTCACTTCCTCTCGATGGAGTGCCGCCAAAATTCAATGGGCAAAAGACAACAATATTGTCAGTGGCTACACGGATGGTACATTCAAACCAGCTCAATCAGTCACCCGTGCAGAATTAATGGCAGTTCAACGCCGTGCAGCGGAGTTCGCCCGTAAAACCAGTGGTTTGAATCCCGAGATCCAAGGTAAACAAGCTCCACAATCATTTAGTGATGTTGATAATCATTGGGCATCTGATTTGATTACCCAAATGTCTACCTATTGCTCTGTGGCTTCTCCCTTAAATGAATCGGGTAATCAGTTTATGCCCAACGATAACGCTCGCCGAAATTATGCAGCAGCCGCCACCCTAAGGATGCTCAATTGTGTGAAATCGGATATTCCTACCGCTTCTGCTCAGTAA